The following are from one region of the Acidimicrobiales bacterium genome:
- a CDS encoding YqhA family protein: protein MATGSDEHTSAGVEPTEDTPKSELHGPAAGRSRFETGFERLLGASRLLVMIPVAVLVAVALGAFAYGAYYFGRSVRDVIEHPGPAAANISGFLTVIDLFLIGATMLIAAIGFYELFVSRVDPPGARPLPPWLLMQDLNDLKARVIAMIVLVAAVSFIEVLVDFRTGREVLELGIGVAVVIAALTGFLRFGSQKRGEG from the coding sequence ATGGCCACCGGTAGCGACGAGCACACAAGCGCTGGGGTCGAACCCACGGAAGACACCCCGAAGTCCGAGTTGCACGGGCCGGCCGCCGGCCGCTCTCGGTTCGAAACCGGCTTCGAGCGGCTTCTAGGCGCGTCCCGCTTACTGGTGATGATCCCCGTGGCCGTTCTTGTCGCTGTGGCGCTGGGCGCCTTCGCCTACGGCGCCTACTACTTCGGTCGTTCGGTGCGAGACGTCATCGAGCATCCGGGGCCGGCGGCGGCCAACATCTCCGGCTTTCTGACGGTCATAGACCTGTTCCTGATCGGCGCCACCATGCTCATCGCCGCTATCGGCTTCTACGAGCTGTTCGTCAGCCGGGTCGATCCGCCCGGGGCGAGGCCACTTCCCCCGTGGCTGCTCATGCAAGACCTCAACGATCTCAAGGCCCGGGTGATCGCGATGATCGTCCTTGTCGCCGCTGTGTCTTTCATCGAGGTCCTGGTGGACTTCCGCACCGGCCGTGAGGTGCTCGAGTTGGGCATCGGCGTGGCCGTGGTGATCGCCGCTCTCACCGGGTTCCTGCGCTTCGGCAGCCAGAAGCGTGGCGAGGGGTGA
- a CDS encoding type II toxin-antitoxin system PemK/MazF family toxin, producing the protein MSTLPARGELWWCELAGIGRRPVVVLSRDAAIPRLRRTLVGPCTTTIRGLPSEVVLEPGDDPVPRRCAVNLDSVESVSVAVLVERLGRLADERMRQVCAALEIAVDCSAG; encoded by the coding sequence GTGAGCACGCTTCCCGCCCGTGGAGAGTTGTGGTGGTGCGAACTGGCAGGCATCGGTCGCAGGCCGGTCGTGGTCCTGTCCCGCGATGCCGCCATTCCGCGATTGCGCAGGACGCTGGTCGGGCCGTGCACTACGACGATCCGAGGGTTGCCCAGCGAGGTGGTGCTCGAGCCGGGTGATGATCCGGTGCCACGGCGGTGCGCGGTGAACCTGGATTCTGTCGAGAGCGTCTCGGTGGCTGTCTTGGTCGAGCGGCTCGGCCGCCTGGCCGACGAGCGCATGCGGCAGGTCTGCGCCGCGCTTGAGATTGCCGTGGATTGTTCCGCCGGCTGA